Proteins found in one Bacteroidales bacterium genomic segment:
- a CDS encoding helix-turn-helix transcriptional regulator, with amino-acid sequence MKISTKIKKVRELKGYSQEYMADQMGITQAAYSKIENNEKNINFEKLTTIAKVLDIEPLKLLNFDEQQVFNNCKNGNFGNNGIYNAYSEKERQLYEERIKHLEKEVEFLRTLVK; translated from the coding sequence ATGAAAATATCGACAAAAATAAAAAAAGTAAGAGAATTAAAAGGTTATTCACAGGAATATATGGCTGACCAAATGGGTATAACACAAGCAGCTTACAGCAAAATAGAAAATAATGAAAAAAATATTAATTTCGAAAAACTTACCACTATTGCCAAAGTATTAGATATAGAACCTTTAAAATTATTAAATTTTGATGAGCAACAAGTATTTAATAATTGTAAAAATGGGAATTTTGGCAATAATGGCATATATAATGCATATTCTGAAAAAGAACGCCAATTATATGAAGAAAGAATCAAACATTTGGAAAAAGAAGTTGAGTTTTTAAGGACTCTTGTAAAATAA